The following proteins are encoded in a genomic region of Plasmodium coatneyi strain Hackeri chromosome 6, complete sequence:
- a CDS encoding KIR-like protein — translation MTKRPELDNLPSKTNYYDKFDQDNGNDCNGTRAKPEQLKTELNSKFKDCIKIIDDAKKIAKTYCYASTQNEQSIYENKEPCLFFYYWLGDKYWDDLKNNHRFSELLIAIHSTLKGDDHLEKCRIKYDNINETLLPQMKEVFDYYHDYKDVKDNILDIKEGCEGKWSTYLGQISSACKAVRNYCNQDQNKCGDYCTEFNNKYDVHCNTATMSKEKCELQSQLTTAKQRIVSEEKAASLAKEEAVRSATTTSSISSILGTLATIGAPFLLYKYKPWSSLFGNHSTGYGRSGRRKRRSSGQNFDVSAQDTFTEYSTENSTIGDSTTAENSTVRSMAHTRQSRGRTNNGPSHRNNVGYSRM, via the exons ATGACAAAA CGGCCCGAGTTGGAtaatttaccttccaaaaCTAATTACTATGATAAATTTGATCAGGATAATGGGAACGACTGTAACGGCACTCGTGCCAAGCCTGAACAGTTAAAGACTGAATTAAACAGTAAATTCAAGGATTgtataaaaattattgatGATGCAAAGAAAATCGCGAAGACCTACTGTTACGCATCTACACAGAATGAGCAATCAATTTACGAAAATAAAGAACCTTgtctcttcttttattactggTTAGGAGATAAATATTGGGATGATTTGAAGAATAATCATAGATTTTCAGAACTTCTGATTGCAATTCACTCTACGCTCAAAGGAGATGATCATTTGGAAAAATGTAGAATTAAATACGACAATATTAACGAAACACTTCTCCCCCAAATGAAAGAAGTATTCGACTACTACCATGACTATAAGGACGTAAAGGATAACATACTGGACATCAAGGAGGGATGTGAAGGGAAGTGGTCCACTTACTTAGGGCAAATTTCCTCAGCATGCAAGGCAGTACGTAACTACTGCAACCAAGACCAAAATAAATGTGGCGATTATTGTACCGAATTTAACAATAAATACGATGTGCATTGTAATACAGCTACAAtgtcaaaagaaaaatgtgaattgCAATCTCAATTAACAACTGCAAAGCAAAGAATAGTGTCTGAAGAAAAAGCCGCATCCttagcaaaagaagaagccgTTCGTTCTGCTACTACAACGtcttccatctcttccatcCTTGGCACCTTAGCAACAATAGGTGCACCATTcctcttatataag tataaaccatggtcttctttgtttggtaaccactctaCTGGATATGGAAGGAgcggaagaaggaagagaagatcaAGTGGACAGAACTTTGATGTGTCCGCACAAGATACTTTCACTGAATATTCAACAGAgaattcaacaataggtgactCCACAACAGCAGAAAATTCCACAGTACGCTCTATGGCGCACACAAGACAatccagaggaagaacaaataatggaCCGAGTCACCGCAACAATGTAGGTTACAGTCGGATGTAA
- a CDS encoding SICA antigen: MNNIQRKEMMIRLVHVVQVVQKMEQTMKLKELLDVGGDSLQGKDGVLLVFNGRGTSSTTYHNLQPTITTTTTMKGGEVTCKNSKLQESLKDVIDNWHTEKDTQTGNRDWNQVWEEILQMVEPLSKYISKHKESMEKTYCNDPKKKESTWTEADRNACMLITAGLKHIYEIKEDPSHKRGGPDGKKNNRTFRDTAACIILNELIRKLKEKANSCTQKISIEEGIKQAFEASPQIKATACKGDPDCFECKQQNYSDCKMGNEQVRVKLRGKLDSDAKINEALEDIYPPSNPTSISGTATLTEWFTRFSNNVSEQDNQQYEELGALSALCEHNEDDEDIKKLNLNKYGEFCNIMMKNIMLVTGVPKEYKNKGGQTPCQKKVKNIPLCDLLKVWMWYMHWFCVPKEVIEHAIRGVKEVRTEFINKGVNYMECSYDVAFKIPYGGKKDMGSEAYDLFGTSTLYHKIEKDTNKTWCENNKWEYRIRVPKDSVNARADEDEDDRVISSNDNKNNVHVIMDKIEEGLEQEEGGGGGMSKPGSSKPSEEQQPQPPASLVIPARPPPPPPPRRPSTPRQGPSDAPCTDSDLCQRAQCVTTQWFKDRKGGSSAQNWCAYWEKDDVGGVLKKLSEAMKNESTPDDNLCEDIGQTSSGTEDSNKKACQYITRGLRSIYNFKERGTWSGNDADKKKKNTQQFDRTMGCIFLNLYADTLENKDPCNPKTGVDYAFNNNDKIKKGTLCESDNNCVTCTRDKSYEHCTLNVRSSLWTTDGTGGKCNKNGNNMKGDMDGMLEGNVKIKETQNEICQTTPPPKAKEEAPAAPTAAEAERKEPAEEDVPTEEAPTGPTVPEGRGQSLGGGGRGRSSITKHFSPFFFFFVQYFGMLRKTRKRYRRAPKALGPSLEQQVVDHVDEQADGPHDYYIVKKRKPRSTPIKRKKKRVPGRRHTGHRGVRRRMIIDIHLEILDECQKGDLHLRKEDFFEILVKEFMGSEFIKEKKVPCSDFRFGQEDFVPMEGVLMEHVPSLDSGFREGRLCS, translated from the exons ATGAACAACAtccaaaggaaggagatGATGATCCGCCTCGTGCACGTCGTGCAAGTAGTGCAGAAGATGGAACAAACAATGAAACTAAAAGAGCTCCTCGACGTCGGAGGGGATTCACT GCAAGGTAAAGATGGTGTACTTTTGGTATTCAATGGAAGGGGGACTTCCtcaaccacctaccacaatCTTCAACCTaccatcaccaccaccactaccatGAAggggggtg AAGTTACTTGTAAAAACAGTAAGTTACAGGAAAGCTTAAAGGATGTAATAGATAACTGGCATACGGAAAAGGATACGCAGACAGGAAATCGAGACTGG AATCAAGTGTGGGAAGAAATCCTGCAAATGGTCGAGCCACTCTCTAAATACATATCAAAGCATAAAGAAAGTATGGAAAAAACCTATTGTAATGACcctaagaaaaaagaaagcacatGGACAGAGGCAGATAGGAACGCGTGTATGCTCATCACTGCAggattaaaacatatatacgaAATTAAAGAGGATCCAAGTCATAAGAGAGGAGGTCCAGAtggtaagaaaaataacagaACCTTCAGGGACACTGCGGCATGTATCATATTGAATGAACTCATAAGGaaattgaaggagaaggCTAATTCTTGTACGCAGAAGATAAGCATAGAGGAGGGAATAAAACAAGCCTTTGAAGCCAGTCCACAAATTAAGGCAACTGCATGTAAAGGTGATCCTGATTGCTTTGAGTGCAAACAACAGAATTATTCAGACTGTAAAATGGGCAATGAACAAGTGAGGGTGAAGTTAAGGGGAAAGCTTGACAGTGATgctaaaataaatgaagcaCTGGAAGACATATATCCACCTTCCAACCCCACCTCCATTTCTGGAACAG cCACTCTTACTGAATGGTTCACACGTTTTTCGAACAATGTGTCTGAACAGGACAACCAACAGTATGAAGAGCTCGGTGCTCTTTCTGCTTTGTGTGAGCACAATGAAGATGATGAGGATATTAAGAAATTAAACCTGAACAAATACGGTGAATTCTGTAATATTATGATGAAAAACATAATGCTAGTTACAGGCGTTccaaaggaatataaaaacaaaggaGGACAAACGCCATGTCAGAAGAAAGTTAAGAATATTCCCTTATgtgatttattaaaagtaTGGATGTGGTATATGCACTGGTTCTGTGTTCCAAAGGAGGTCATAGAACATGCCATTAGGGGTGTGAAAGAAGTAAGGACGGAATTTATTAACAAAGGTGTGAACTATATGGAATGTTCTTATGATGTTGCATTTAAGATTCCTTACGGAGGCAAAAAGGATATGGGAAGTGAAGCGTACGACCTATTCGGCACAAGTACTTTGTAtcataaaatagaaaaagataCTAATAAAACTTGGTGCGAAAACAATAAATGGGAATATCGGATCCGTGTGCCGAAGGATTCAGTCAATGCACGAGCGGATGAAGATGAGGACGACAGAGTTATCAGTAGTAATGACAACAAAAATAACGTGCATGTAATTATGGACAAAATTGAGGAAGGATTagaacaggaggaaggagggggaggagggaTGTCTAAACCAGGTTCATCCAAACCAtcagaagaacaacaacccCAACCACCCGCATCCCTCGTCATTCCAGCTCGACCccctcctccaccaccaccaagaagaccatccACACCACGGCAGGGACCCTCAGATGCTCCCTGTACTGATAGTGATCTATGTCAACGTGCACAATGTGTAACAACACAATGGTTTAAGGACAGAAAAGGCGGAAGTTCAGCACAAAACTGG TGTGCATATTGGGAGAAGGATGACGTCGGAGgagtattaaaaaaattgtctgAAGCTATGAAGAATGAAAGCACTCCTGACGACAATCTGTGTGAAGACATAGGACAGACATCTAGTGGAACGGAGGATTCCAACAAAAAAGCATGTCAATATATTACTAGAGGGTTaagaagtatatataattttaaggAACGTGGGACTTGGAGTGGGAACGATgctgacaaaaaaaagaagaacaccCAACAATTTGATCGAACTATGGGATGCATCTTCTTAAACTTATATGCCGATACGTTGGAGAACAAGGATCCATGTAACCCTAAGACAGGCGTCGATTATGCTTTTAATAACAATGATAAAATTAAGAAAGGAACTCTATGTGAAAGTGATAATAATTGTGTTACTTGCACAAGGGATAAAAGTTATGAACATTGCACACTGAACGTGAGAAGTTCCCTATGGACAACAGATGGAACAGGTGGAAAATGCAACAAAAACGGAAATAATATGAAGGGAGACATGGATGGAATGCTCGAAGGGAATgtcaaaataaaagaaactcAAAATGAAATATGTCAGACCACTCCACCACCGaaggcaaaggaagaagcaccAGCTGCTCCAACAGCTGCCGAagcagaaaggaaagaaccag cAGAAGAAGATGTACCCACAGAAGAAGCACCAACTGGTCCTACTGTTCCTGAAGGTCGTGGTCAGAGTCTGGGTGGAGGTGGTCGAGGCAGGAGTTCAATTACA aaacatttttctccctttttttttttttttgttcagtactttggaatgcttcgtaagACAAGAAAGCGTTACAGAAGGGCTCCTAAAGCTCTTggtccctccttagaacagcaggttgttgaccatgtggacgagcaggcagatggtccacatgattATTACATTGTAAAGaaacgcaaacctcgttctacgcctataaaaaggaagaaaaaacgggTTCCTGGTCGTCGCCATACTGGTCAtcgtggtgtacgtcgccgcatgattattgatattcatttagaaatcttagacgaatgtcaaaaaggggacctgcatttgaggaaggaagacttttttgaaattttggttaaagaatttatgggaagcgaatttataaaagaaaaaaaggttccatgttcagatttcAGGTTTGGgcaggaagactttgttcctatggaagggGTCCTTATGGAACATGTtccaagtttagattccgggtttagggaaggaagactttgttcctaa